Genomic DNA from Modestobacter versicolor:
ATGGGCACGATCGACGGGTTGCCCGCCCGGCCGGACTGCGCCATCACCCAGGCCAGCGCCAGCTGGGTGGCGGTCACGCCCTTGCCCTCCGCCAGCTCGCGCACCCGGTCGACCAGCTCGAGGTTCTTGCCGAAGGCCTCGCCCTGGAACCGGGGGTTGTGCCGGCGGAAGTCGTCCGGGGCGAGGTCGTCCACCGAGCGGATCTGCCCGGAGAGGAAGCCGCGGCCGATCGGTGAGTACGCGACGAAGCCGATGCCCAGCTCCGCGCAGGTGGCCAGCACCCCGTCGTCCTCGGGGTCGCGGGTCCACAGCGAGTACTCGGTCTGCACCGCCGTCACCGGCTGGACGGCGTGCGCCCGGCGGATGGTGTCGGGGGCGGCCTCGGAGATCCCGGCGTGCCGGATCTTGCCGGCGTCCACCAGCTCCCTGAGCGCGCCCCAGGTCTCCTCGACCGGCACCGCGGTGTCGACCCGGTGCTGGTAGTAGAGGTCGATGACGTCGACCCCGAGCCGCTGGAGCGAGGCGTCGCAGGCGCGGTGCACGTACTCCGGCCGGCCGTTGATGCCCAGGAACGAGCCGTCCTCGCCCCGCTCGTTGCCGAACTTGGTGGCCAGCGTGACCTCGTCGCGACGGCCGGCGATGGCCTGCCCGACGAGCCGCTCGTTGGTGAACGGGCCGTACATGTCGGCGGTGTCCAGGAAGGTGACGCCGAGGTCCAGGGCGCGCTGGATCGTCCGCTCGGCCTCGGCCTGGTCGCCGGTGCCGTAGAACTCGCTCATCCCCATGCAGCCCAGGCCCTGGGCGGAGACGGTCAGGTCGCGCAGCGTGCGTGTGTCCATGCCCCTCCCCTGCCCGGGGCTGCTCCCGGTCAACCGGGGTGGTGGCCGGCCACCCGGCGCACCGGGCAGACGACGGGCGTCCCGGTGGTCGGGTCCGCCAGCACGACGGCCTCGACGCCGTACAGCTCGCGGACCAGCTCGGCGGTGACCACCTCGGCGGGTGTCCCCTCCGCGACGACCCGGCCGTCGCGCATCGCGACGAGGTGGTCGGCGTGCCGGCAGGCGGTGGAGAGGTCGTGCAGCACCAGGACGACGGTGCGGCCCTGCGCCGCGAGGTCGTGCACCAGGTCCAGCACCTCCAGCTGGTGGCCGAGGTCCAGGGCCGACGTCGGCTCGTCGAGGAGCACCACCGCCGTCTCCTGGGCGACGACCATCGCGATCCAGGCGCGCTGGCGCTGGCCGCCGGAGAGGGTGTCCAGCGGCCGGTCGGCGAGGGCGTGCAGGTCGGCGGCGGCCAGCGCCCGGTGCACCGCGGCGGCGTCCTCGGGCGACCACTGCCGCAGCAGTCCCTGGTGGGGGTGCCGGCCGTAGCGGACCAGGTCGCGGACGGTCAGCCCGTCGGGCGCCTCCGCCTGCTGCGGCAGCAGGCCGATCCGGCGGGCGGCGTCCCGGGTGCGCATCGTGGCGAGGTCGCGGCCGTCGAGCAGCACCGCGCCGCCCTCCGGCTGGTGCACCCGGGCCAGCGCGCCGAGCAGCGTCGACTTGCCGCAGCCGTTGGGCCCGACGACGGCCGTCACCCGGCCCGGCGGCAGGCGCAGGTCCAGGCCGTGCACGACCCGGGTGCCGTCGTAGCCGAGGTCCAGCCGCTCGGTGGCGAGG
This window encodes:
- a CDS encoding aldo/keto reductase, whose product is MDTRTLRDLTVSAQGLGCMGMSEFYGTGDQAEAERTIQRALDLGVTFLDTADMYGPFTNERLVGQAIAGRRDEVTLATKFGNERGEDGSFLGINGRPEYVHRACDASLQRLGVDVIDLYYQHRVDTAVPVEETWGALRELVDAGKIRHAGISEAAPDTIRRAHAVQPVTAVQTEYSLWTRDPEDDGVLATCAELGIGFVAYSPIGRGFLSGQIRSVDDLAPDDFRRHNPRFQGEAFGKNLELVDRVRELAEGKGVTATQLALAWVMAQSGRAGNPSIVPIPGTKRVSYLEENAGAADVELTDDDLRALDEAAPAGAAVGDRYPDMSSVHR
- a CDS encoding ABC transporter ATP-binding protein, which codes for MSTVDAPPPTREQRPADPADLATERLDLGYDGTRVVHGLDLRLPPGRVTAVVGPNGCGKSTLLGALARVHQPEGGAVLLDGRDLATMRTRDAARRIGLLPQQAEAPDGLTVRDLVRYGRHPHQGLLRQWSPEDAAAVHRALAAADLHALADRPLDTLSGGQRQRAWIAMVVAQETAVVLLDEPTSALDLGHQLEVLDLVHDLAAQGRTVVLVLHDLSTACRHADHLVAMRDGRVVAEGTPAEVVTAELVRELYGVEAVVLADPTTGTPVVCPVRRVAGHHPG